The proteins below are encoded in one region of Aequorivita iocasae:
- a CDS encoding OmpH family outer membrane protein has translation MSRDLNRIHQGDLKKQKTTVDSLIGILQKTNAPSENPELQQLFIYENNRLKEMGDYFSNEVSQQVWSRINSYMDNFGKENDYHIILGTQGNGNIMYAKKEIDITEEFIEYANKKYEGE, from the coding sequence ATGTCCAGGGATCTGAATAGAATTCATCAAGGAGATCTTAAAAAACAAAAGACCACCGTTGATAGCTTAATTGGAATTCTACAGAAGACCAATGCTCCATCCGAAAACCCTGAACTCCAGCAACTTTTTATCTACGAAAACAATCGCCTAAAAGAAATGGGCGACTACTTTTCCAATGAAGTGAGTCAGCAAGTATGGAGCCGCATAAATAGTTACATGGATAATTTTGGAAAAGAGAATGACTATCACATAATTCTTGGCACCCAAGGCAATGGCAATATTATGTATGCGAAAAAAGAAATAGACATCACCGAGGAATTCATAGAATATGCAAATAAAAAATATGAAGGGGAATAG
- a CDS encoding RHS repeat-associated core domain-containing protein: protein MENARLPKSRPLRPLLSLALLLCLWPCRSQEFSTEVGKTSVQIDAAVGSPALLIDLYDDDQIALPTHDVGPLVLITAQFDTDAAPYEWLAYQIVLNVVPVDANGTGGTPYNVTLNIENNPLAAGGNYVDRAGHKILGSYGAKIRVVSRTITRPGGGIPPAATPPNVSLTARFVTDRYYGIPTAAPTGLTASIPMTGDSGGNSAPKSVLIEWDAVEGALGYELEYTWADNYSPDTQNPALPASAVPLALREFELNNTRISTGGTSFEVPAIYSAGFLVYRVRALNRNLAAISQNYYTDWTSGDGSEAHVSDWDHIAVAPHENLMNWQFQASFAEDGKKKEVASYFDGTLRNRQTVTSINSDAHAIVGEVVYDNQGRPAIEALPAPVLDSDAIKYYPDFNNNTLNAAYTHLDFDWEDPSADCEVLVNGMSTGTGASGYYGPIGTATGTTRDLVPDAQLYPFSQVEYTPDNTGRIRRKGGVGPAHQLGTGHEMEYFYTVPTQEELNRLFGYRVGNVQHYKKNMVVDPNGQVSISYLDPQGRTIATALAGDAPTNLEGLDDEGAGSGLHSTVTVDLLNKVPPTQTDTDLDNNDRYSSGRYGPLEDGLRVARQVSVSSSGTSLEFDYTAGLGNSFTACNGFQYPYVLDLSFDLRDDCGNKLAGPVNDTIGVPSTAGTNIPLEYGWDDPLSSGPLGVGTYAVHKDLRINEAALDLYAQDYLQKLKDSLSACYIDPSLFAPSVDTLICLPTDCLECADELGESDTYVLGSLIAFYNNTTFVEFVPSSTIEDVGDIDFTDSPTDINGELLIDRDPGGELDLLVRRFIREWELLIGACQDACTDSVASTCAINGSFLLQDLGQEGQYGNTSDPDDPLSVFNEDNALIRYDGNTWITSGNNWRHPDPNVPYADEYGTRSEIIVVRDADGNPAPEISITPYTGTNPDGSTYEYAYPQDLVNIGDFLAAWQPSWASSLLLYHPEICYLEYSQALCAISVDVYGEDMDPDAFDAYLRSLSYIADDIPENDITQTNKELLTNTIRLRDPYFNTALINESGTSLKDYRNGIINDALTVHYESFEDDELLVYAYKISMCNGISECENPSSPITLNDVVSDMNPASSTLTEEQKQKIWNNYVTAYISLKEKIKYVFLNIYAKEEGCYNGCIGGDESTSITNVLAAYEGTILDDIADHIADVEDDVPQFCDQAGAGAYAEKTKRFIPIDLQYDSGMDPGDAIEDMEGDNDYINWILTGNCPLLADLDAFLKGYLTETGGAGTFLPPVGTRDAGNYLSPDLFTALGGTIDPPPASISFTGAVGSGASVLNIDITEDVLLDDTIIIDAGAYSWSDYTTGIAPTGSQWRILGTSQMFYQSYDEITQRFSFQFVAQLQTGANGFQEAVFSGTTIAPIGECGTFDDGLGEVLDEQMSDPDSEYGCTRQARFNRDFIALLNALRDAGQLNNTSGYVLANLPGGEYGQSFLPEFLDDDSAGSTTWTFNGTDTYTIDSAPNPVVLITAADLAGASIANFETFHFDQTSTSSDSVTLYHTDTNGALKEMQANFTPGLPYSCCDGIPFELYFTFYKQNNRFCALPNGGTRSWFNYVYFTPKVNFNKNQPIEFNFSVDFDQGFIRDPSGYNPTIIINNVEYSFDNENLRFDTYDTCSDANNTHYPPKNRLKWLNFGSYNADYKIFNLNYNINGTTRNFEMDEGVGNPVSTDLQKSMVLNGSAQWITDPNLGVGLSLQNRGGSNVEWHDHPELIFEDGGTVAMSATIMLTSDNLNGYYYNDPGATMIQIDHEPVADPSKMYSIALLTRSIQPPCETCIPQTVPPVSCTIEYDNFINFLALESGTSNSTRIVGYTLPPTLTLENFCKFNYAYLVDSYIEYNNILNILNTDNNHFLSIAEFGDTDLNYGYNDIVAVINAYRNSPEFHTHTWKDYVNDIYLSTRFICPPAPLLPGEYTVDPNDGCLEQLLSISDTYEEEAYNNYLGQLVEEFREGYIDSAISGVIETLDMSYADKEYQYTLYYYDQAGNLAQTVSPEGADRLDINDQATNDAIDAFRAQQQGPGEAPELLPAHKLKTTYKYNSLNQLIWQQTPDGGRSWFAYDELGRIIASQDERQNTDEGIPFPYLTYVLEPNVHEDPAGTLVKMNTGWSGAGGKSIEKISGDGYVSRMVLGDQGESNDVILGLSYSAAIGIEPSVLNRVKYGIYTYSALGADRVAVYQQGTSLPLIPGVSDLYSEGDILKVERLDGQINFYRNSELLKTVAESNPTLPMIADFGLRNNGNKIFDIRLVQYNGDEKKEFFSYTTYDGLGRIREAGEFRADVDLYEISEEGRLIGYSGAPGPVNGFNFVHGSRSEITRTYYDGKVELPRSITGISNPPEYSDALFGDFSAHNARNRVTGILYYSDIVGDSAGTATSNEFDHGTFYSYDAHGNVRELIHYIPELYFPNADELHVKRIRYQYDLISGNVERVAYQEGKPDQFFHRYSYDADNRIVTAQTSSSGLIWENEAQYDYYAHGPLARAQIGDKKVQGLDYVYTLQGWLKSVNAEDLRFVANDPGKDGTVPTAKDAMGYSLAYYDGDYTAAHPASYLALSVSTDPAVPASTKDLYNGNIKQMATALRESHTLLKPLQSNRYGYDQLNRIKAMESSSITPAAIRESYGTSYSYDRNGNLDSLVRRVLNTNPAINGGQPVVMDDLSYNYRPHNNQLTMVNDANRGIAELIDYGTDLKDQDSQVPGTYNVNNPATHNYVYDRTGQLVKDRTEKLDIAWRNDGKVKEVSKDVSPPTGARIVQLTRFEYDGLGNRVAKKTTVTADPTERGTYYIRDAQGNVMAVYDAELTHNDAVSGGIALSEHHIYGSARLGMEQKDQTIFSTANLPPATDLLRKTVGDKRFELANHLGNVLAVVSDKKIPTVALGTLQFFSPDVKAYNDYYPFGMLMPGRHANTSDYRYGFQGQEMDDEIKGEGNSINYKYRMHDPRVGRFFAIDPLTHNYPHYSPYSFSGNKVINRIELEGKEDVKLDLPSQDLNIRLMDQSRIDAISKEEYLDIMNARATVAKPFFRYLTPIEDIFGLVYGGDFDGLEYNRSEAGLWAVLGVIPGSKFAKGATIITKNSKVAVSAVKLYDKLRKGASRVLKKNMKEAGKVVENHAHHILPLALIKENKAFKELVENGWDINQALNGKDLPAGFHYNHPAYTDYVSEQINVYIEKNGSKNLEKYIEKTLIPELNEAIDEAYDIYKSSKENLNTQFKDVVKAVKGAAKKE from the coding sequence ATGGAAAACGCCCGCCTCCCGAAGTCCCGTCCCCTTCGCCCGCTCCTCTCGCTGGCCCTTTTGCTGTGCCTGTGGCCCTGCCGCTCGCAGGAGTTCTCCACGGAGGTTGGCAAGACCTCTGTCCAGATCGATGCCGCGGTGGGGTCCCCCGCCCTGTTGATCGACCTCTACGACGACGACCAGATCGCGCTTCCCACACACGACGTCGGCCCGTTGGTGCTCATAACCGCGCAGTTCGACACGGACGCCGCCCCCTACGAGTGGCTCGCCTACCAGATCGTGCTTAACGTGGTCCCGGTGGACGCCAACGGGACCGGCGGGACTCCCTATAACGTGACCCTCAACATCGAGAACAACCCCCTTGCGGCCGGCGGCAACTACGTCGACAGGGCGGGCCATAAAATTTTGGGGAGCTACGGGGCAAAGATAAGGGTGGTCTCCAGGACCATCACAAGGCCGGGGGGCGGGATCCCGCCCGCAGCCACGCCCCCGAACGTCTCCCTTACCGCCAGGTTCGTGACCGACAGGTACTATGGGATACCCACCGCCGCCCCCACGGGCCTTACCGCCAGCATTCCCATGACCGGGGACAGCGGGGGCAACAGCGCCCCCAAGAGCGTGCTGATCGAATGGGACGCGGTCGAGGGCGCCCTGGGCTACGAGCTCGAGTATACCTGGGCCGACAACTATTCGCCCGATACCCAGAACCCGGCCCTCCCCGCCTCGGCGGTGCCCCTGGCCCTGCGGGAGTTCGAGCTCAACAACACGAGGATCTCGACGGGCGGCACCAGTTTCGAGGTGCCCGCCATCTATTCCGCGGGTTTCTTGGTCTATCGGGTCCGTGCCCTCAACAGGAACCTGGCCGCCATCTCCCAGAACTACTACACCGACTGGACCTCCGGCGACGGGAGCGAGGCCCATGTAAGCGACTGGGACCATATCGCGGTCGCCCCCCACGAGAATCTAATGAACTGGCAGTTCCAGGCCTCCTTTGCCGAGGACGGGAAGAAAAAGGAGGTGGCCAGCTATTTCGACGGCACCCTGCGCAACCGGCAGACCGTCACCAGCATCAACAGCGACGCCCACGCCATCGTGGGCGAGGTGGTCTACGACAACCAGGGGAGGCCCGCCATCGAGGCCCTGCCCGCGCCCGTCCTGGACAGCGATGCCATAAAGTACTACCCCGACTTCAACAACAATACCCTCAATGCGGCCTATACCCACCTCGATTTCGATTGGGAGGACCCCAGTGCGGACTGTGAGGTACTGGTCAACGGGATGTCCACGGGCACCGGGGCCAGCGGTTATTACGGGCCGATAGGCACGGCCACGGGCACCACGCGAGACCTGGTGCCCGATGCCCAGCTCTACCCGTTCTCCCAGGTGGAATATACCCCCGACAATACCGGGCGCATACGCCGCAAGGGCGGCGTGGGGCCCGCGCACCAGCTCGGGACGGGCCACGAGATGGAATACTTCTATACCGTGCCCACACAGGAGGAGCTCAACAGGCTCTTCGGGTACAGGGTGGGCAACGTGCAGCACTACAAGAAGAACATGGTCGTCGACCCCAACGGACAGGTGAGCATCAGCTACCTTGACCCGCAGGGAAGGACCATCGCGACCGCCCTGGCCGGGGACGCCCCCACGAACCTGGAGGGGCTCGACGACGAGGGCGCCGGTTCGGGGCTCCATAGCACCGTGACGGTCGACCTGTTGAACAAGGTGCCCCCTACCCAGACCGATACCGACCTGGACAACAACGACAGGTACAGCAGCGGCCGCTACGGACCGCTCGAGGACGGCCTCCGGGTGGCACGGCAGGTCTCGGTGTCCTCCAGCGGGACCAGCCTCGAGTTTGACTATACCGCCGGCCTGGGCAACTCCTTCACCGCCTGCAACGGCTTCCAGTACCCCTATGTGCTCGACCTTTCCTTCGACCTGCGGGACGACTGCGGCAACAAACTGGCGGGGCCCGTGAACGACACCATCGGTGTCCCCAGCACCGCCGGCACGAACATCCCTCTGGAGTACGGATGGGACGACCCCCTGTCCTCCGGGCCGCTGGGCGTGGGCACCTATGCCGTCCACAAGGACCTGCGCATAAACGAGGCCGCACTGGACCTCTACGCCCAGGACTACCTCCAGAAGCTAAAGGACTCCCTGAGCGCCTGCTACATCGATCCCTCCCTCTTCGCGCCAAGCGTCGATACCCTTATCTGCCTGCCCACCGACTGCTTGGAGTGCGCCGATGAGCTGGGGGAGAGCGATACCTATGTATTGGGTTCCTTGATAGCGTTCTATAACAATACTACCTTTGTTGAATTTGTTCCCTCCAGTACCATTGAGGATGTCGGGGACATTGACTTTACGGATTCCCCGACGGATATTAACGGCGAGCTCTTGATAGATAGGGACCCCGGAGGGGAATTGGATCTATTGGTACGGCGATTCATAAGGGAATGGGAACTCCTGATCGGGGCCTGCCAGGACGCCTGCACCGACAGCGTGGCATCCACCTGTGCCATCAACGGCTCCTTCCTGCTCCAGGACCTGGGACAGGAGGGCCAGTACGGCAATACCTCCGACCCGGACGACCCCCTGAGCGTGTTCAACGAGGACAACGCCCTGATCCGTTACGACGGAAACACGTGGATAACATCCGGCAACAACTGGAGGCACCCAGACCCGAACGTGCCCTATGCCGACGAGTACGGCACGCGCTCCGAGATAATAGTGGTCAGGGACGCCGATGGAAATCCCGCCCCCGAAATATCGATAACGCCCTACACCGGGACCAACCCCGACGGGAGCACCTATGAGTACGCCTACCCGCAGGACCTGGTAAACATCGGCGACTTCCTGGCGGCCTGGCAGCCCAGCTGGGCCAGTTCCCTGCTCCTGTACCACCCGGAGATCTGCTACCTGGAATATTCCCAGGCACTGTGCGCGATCAGCGTGGATGTCTATGGGGAGGACATGGACCCCGACGCCTTCGACGCATACCTCAGGTCCCTCTCCTATATCGCCGATGACATTCCCGAAAACGATATTACCCAAACCAACAAGGAACTGCTCACAAACACGATCCGTTTAAGGGATCCCTACTTCAATACGGCACTGATCAATGAATCCGGAACTTCCCTAAAGGATTATAGAAACGGCATAATCAATGATGCCCTCACCGTCCACTATGAAAGCTTTGAGGATGACGAACTATTGGTATATGCCTATAAGATATCGATGTGCAACGGCATATCCGAATGTGAAAACCCATCGTCACCAATTACCCTGAACGATGTGGTCTCCGATATGAACCCGGCCAGTTCTACCCTTACCGAGGAACAAAAGCAGAAGATCTGGAACAACTACGTCACCGCCTATATAAGCCTCAAGGAAAAGATCAAGTACGTCTTCCTGAACATCTACGCCAAGGAGGAGGGCTGCTACAACGGATGCATCGGCGGGGACGAGAGCACATCCATCACCAATGTGCTCGCCGCCTACGAGGGAACCATACTGGACGATATCGCGGACCATATCGCGGACGTGGAGGACGACGTCCCCCAGTTCTGCGACCAGGCGGGCGCGGGGGCCTATGCCGAAAAGACAAAGCGATTTATACCCATCGACCTACAGTACGACTCCGGGATGGACCCCGGCGACGCCATCGAGGACATGGAGGGGGACAATGATTACATTAACTGGATCCTCACCGGGAACTGCCCGCTGCTGGCAGACCTTGACGCGTTCCTCAAGGGGTACCTCACCGAGACCGGCGGGGCCGGGACCTTCCTGCCCCCCGTGGGCACCAGGGATGCCGGCAACTACCTCTCCCCGGACCTCTTTACCGCCCTGGGGGGAACCATCGACCCCCCTCCCGCATCCATCTCCTTTACGGGCGCGGTGGGCAGCGGCGCAAGTGTCCTGAACATAGACATCACCGAGGACGTCCTTCTCGACGACACCATCATTATCGATGCGGGCGCCTACAGCTGGTCCGACTACACCACGGGCATCGCCCCCACGGGAAGCCAGTGGAGGATCCTGGGAACCTCGCAGATGTTCTACCAAAGCTATGACGAAATTACACAGCGCTTCAGCTTCCAGTTCGTGGCCCAGCTCCAGACGGGGGCAAACGGCTTTCAGGAGGCGGTGTTCAGCGGAACCACCATCGCCCCAATCGGGGAGTGCGGGACCTTTGATGACGGACTGGGAGAGGTGCTCGACGAGCAGATGAGCGACCCGGACAGCGAGTACGGCTGTACCAGACAGGCAAGGTTCAACCGCGACTTCATCGCGCTGCTCAACGCACTTAGGGACGCGGGGCAGCTGAACAATACCTCCGGATATGTGCTGGCCAACCTGCCGGGGGGCGAGTACGGACAGAGCTTCCTGCCAGAGTTCCTGGACGACGACAGCGCCGGCTCCACAACCTGGACCTTCAACGGGACCGACACCTATACGATAGACTCAGCCCCAAACCCAGTGGTACTGATAACAGCGGCCGACCTGGCCGGGGCCTCCATCGCAAACTTCGAGACCTTCCACTTCGACCAGACGTCCACATCCTCGGACTCCGTGACACTGTACCATACCGATACCAACGGCGCACTAAAAGAGATGCAGGCAAACTTTACACCCGGACTGCCTTACTCCTGCTGTGATGGAATTCCTTTTGAATTATATTTTACTTTTTATAAACAAAATAATCGATTTTGTGCTTTACCAAATGGAGGCACTAGAAGTTGGTTTAACTATGTCTATTTTACTCCTAAAGTAAATTTTAATAAAAATCAACCAATTGAATTTAATTTCAGTGTTGATTTTGATCAAGGTTTTATTAGAGATCCTTCAGGATATAATCCAACGATTATTATTAATAATGTAGAATATTCATTTGATAATGAAAATTTACGATTTGATACCTATGATACGTGTAGTGATGCTAATAATACCCACTATCCTCCAAAAAACAGATTAAAATGGTTAAACTTTGGCTCCTATAATGCTGATTATAAAATTTTTAATTTAAATTATAATATAAATGGGACAACGAGAAATTTTGAGATGGACGAAGGGGTCGGAAATCCCGTCTCCACAGATCTTCAAAAATCCATGGTATTAAATGGATCAGCACAATGGATAACTGATCCTAATCTAGGAGTTGGGCTATCTCTTCAAAATAGAGGAGGATCTAACGTGGAATGGCATGATCATCCCGAACTCATATTTGAAGATGGAGGAACAGTAGCTATGTCCGCAACTATAATGCTTACTAGTGATAATCTGAATGGATACTATTATAACGATCCAGGTGCAACAATGATTCAGATTGACCACGAACCAGTAGCAGATCCTTCAAAAATGTACAGTATAGCTCTATTAACTCGGAGTATTCAACCACCCTGTGAGACATGTATACCTCAAACAGTTCCACCTGTTAGTTGTACTATTGAATACGATAATTTTATCAATTTTTTAGCATTAGAATCAGGAACAAGTAATTCCACAAGAATTGTTGGTTATACACTCCCTCCAACCTTAACCTTAGAAAATTTTTGCAAATTCAATTATGCATATTTAGTGGATTCGTATATAGAATATAATAATATTCTAAACATTCTGAATACTGATAATAATCATTTCTTATCTATTGCTGAGTTCGGTGATACTGATCTAAATTATGGATATAATGATATTGTTGCTGTTATTAATGCCTATCGTAATTCTCCTGAATTTCATACCCATACCTGGAAAGATTATGTTAATGACATTTATCTCTCAACCCGTTTTATCTGCCCGCCCGCTCCGTTGCTCCCCGGGGAGTATACGGTTGACCCGAACGACGGCTGCCTGGAGCAGCTGCTGAGCATCTCGGACACCTATGAGGAGGAGGCCTACAACAACTATCTGGGCCAGCTGGTGGAGGAGTTCCGCGAGGGGTACATCGACTCCGCGATTTCGGGCGTCATCGAGACCCTGGACATGTCCTATGCCGACAAGGAGTACCAGTACACCCTCTACTACTACGACCAGGCCGGCAACCTGGCCCAGACGGTGTCCCCCGAGGGGGCCGACCGCCTGGACATCAACGACCAGGCCACCAACGACGCCATTGACGCCTTCCGTGCGCAGCAGCAGGGGCCCGGCGAGGCCCCGGAGCTCCTGCCCGCCCACAAGCTAAAAACGACTTACAAGTACAATTCTTTGAACCAGCTCATCTGGCAGCAGACCCCCGACGGGGGGCGCAGCTGGTTCGCCTATGACGAGCTGGGCAGGATCATAGCCTCCCAGGACGAGCGGCAGAACACCGACGAGGGGATCCCCTTCCCCTACCTGACCTATGTGCTCGAGCCCAACGTACATGAGGACCCGGCCGGCACACTGGTTAAGATGAACACAGGGTGGAGCGGCGCCGGAGGCAAGAGCATCGAAAAGATCTCGGGCGACGGCTATGTCTCCAGGATGGTCCTGGGGGACCAGGGCGAGAGCAACGATGTCATCCTCGGGCTCAGCTACAGTGCCGCGATCGGCATAGAGCCCTCGGTGCTCAACAGGGTCAAGTACGGCATCTATACCTATAGCGCGCTGGGCGCCGACAGGGTCGCCGTGTACCAGCAGGGCACCAGCCTCCCGCTGATCCCAGGGGTCTCCGACCTCTACTCCGAGGGGGACATCCTCAAGGTGGAGCGCCTCGACGGGCAGATAAACTTCTACAGGAACTCCGAGCTCCTGAAGACCGTGGCCGAGAGCAACCCCACACTTCCCATGATCGCCGATTTTGGCCTCAGGAACAACGGCAACAAGATATTCGACATACGGCTGGTCCAGTACAACGGCGACGAGAAGAAAGAGTTCTTCAGCTATACAACCTACGACGGCCTGGGGCGCATCCGCGAGGCCGGGGAGTTCAGGGCCGACGTGGACCTCTACGAGATATCGGAGGAGGGAAGGCTGATTGGCTATAGCGGGGCCCCAGGGCCCGTGAACGGCTTCAACTTCGTGCACGGCTCCCGCTCGGAGATCACAAGGACCTATTACGACGGCAAGGTGGAGCTCCCCAGGTCCATCACGGGCATTTCCAACCCCCCGGAGTACTCCGATGCCCTGTTCGGGGACTTCTCCGCCCACAACGCCAGGAACAGGGTCACCGGGATCCTGTACTATAGCGACATCGTCGGGGACTCCGCCGGAACGGCGACCAGCAACGAGTTCGACCACGGCACCTTCTACAGCTATGACGCCCACGGGAACGTGCGCGAGCTCATCCATTATATTCCGGAACTGTACTTTCCCAACGCGGACGAGCTGCACGTAAAGCGGATAAGGTACCAGTACGACCTTATCAGCGGCAACGTCGAGCGGGTCGCCTACCAGGAGGGCAAGCCCGACCAGTTCTTCCACCGCTACTCCTATGACGCCGACAACAGGATCGTCACGGCACAGACCTCCTCCAGCGGGCTGATATGGGAGAACGAGGCGCAGTACGACTACTATGCCCACGGGCCCCTGGCACGCGCCCAGATCGGGGACAAAAAGGTACAGGGGCTCGACTACGTCTACACCCTCCAGGGGTGGCTCAAGAGCGTGAACGCCGAGGACCTCAGGTTCGTGGCCAACGACCCGGGCAAGGACGGCACCGTCCCCACCGCCAAGGACGCGATGGGCTACTCCCTGGCATACTATGACGGCGACTACACCGCGGCGCACCCGGCCTCCTACCTGGCGCTGTCCGTATCCACCGACCCGGCCGTGCCCGCCAGTACGAAAGATCTATACAACGGAAACATCAAGCAGATGGCCACCGCGCTCAGGGAGTCCCACACCCTGCTCAAGCCCCTACAGTCCAACCGCTACGGCTACGACCAACTGAACCGGATAAAGGCCATGGAATCCTCCTCCATTACGCCCGCCGCCATAAGGGAGAGCTACGGCACCAGCTACAGCTACGACAGGAACGGGAACCTGGACAGCCTCGTGCGCAGGGTACTGAACACCAACCCCGCCATCAACGGGGGACAGCCCGTGGTCATGGACGACCTCTCCTACAACTACAGGCCCCACAACAACCAGCTCACCATGGTCAACGATGCCAACAGGGGCATCGCCGAGCTCATCGACTACGGGACCGACCTCAAGGACCAGGACAGCCAGGTGCCGGGGACCTACAACGTGAACAACCCCGCCACGCACAACTATGTCTACGACAGGACCGGGCAGCTGGTCAAGGACCGCACCGAGAAACTGGACATCGCCTGGCGCAACGACGGAAAGGTGAAGGAGGTGTCAAAGGATGTAAGCCCGCCTACGGGCGCCAGGATCGTCCAGCTCACAAGGTTCGAGTACGACGGGCTGGGCAACAGGGTCGCCAAGAAGACGACCGTCACCGCGGACCCCACCGAGAGGGGCACCTACTATATCAGGGACGCACAGGGCAACGTGATGGCGGTATACGATGCCGAGCTCACACATAACGACGCCGTGTCCGGGGGGATAGCGCTCTCCGAGCACCACATCTACGGCAGCGCAAGGCTCGGCATGGAGCAGAAGGACCAGACCATATTCAGCACTGCCAACCTTCCCCCGGCCACCGACCTGCTACGGAAGACCGTGGGCGACAAGCGCTTCGAGCTCGCCAACCACCTGGGCAACGTGCTCGCCGTGGTCTCAGACAAGAAGATACCAACCGTGGCACTGGGAACGCTACAGTTCTTCAGCCCCGACGTAAAAGCGTACAATGATTACTACCCCTTCGGGATGCTAATGCCCGGAAGGCACGCGAATACCTCGGACTACCGATACGGGTTCCAGGGACAGGAAATGGACGACGAGATCAAGGGGGAGGGGAACTCTATCAACTACAAATACAGAATGCACGACCCGAGGGTCGGAAGGTTCTTTGCCATTGACCCATTGACGCATAATTATCCCCATTACTCTCCATATTCTTTTTCAGGAAATAAAGTAATAAATAGGATTGAACTTGAGGGTAAGGAAGATGTGAAGTTGGATTTGCCTTCTCAAGACCTTAACATTAGACTAATGGATCAAAGTAGAATTGATGCAATTAGTAAAGAAGAGTATTTAGATATAATGAATGCTCGCGCCACAGTCGCCAAACCTTTCTTTAGATACCTTACTCCTATTGAAGATATTTTTGGTCTTGTTTATGGAGGAGATTTTGATGGCTTAGAGTATAATAGATCAGAAGCTGGTTTGTGGGCAGTGCTTGGTGTCATTCCGGGATCAAAATTTGCAAAAGGAGCAACCATTATAACAAAAAATTCAAAAGTCGCCGTAAGTGCTGTCAAACTATATGACAAGTTACGCAAAGGAGCAAGCAGAGTTTTAAAGAAAAATATGAAAGAAGCTGGTAAAGTTGTTGAGAACCACGCACACCACATATTGCCGTTAGCTTTAATAAAAGAAAATAAAGCATTTAAAGAATTAGTAGAAAATGGTTGGGACATAAACCAAGCACTAAACGGAAAAGACCTACCTGCTGGCTTCCACTATAATCACCCTGCATATACGGATTATGTCAGTGAACAAATTAATGTTTATATCGAAAAGAATGGTTCAAAAAATCTGGAAAAATATATAGAAAAAACCTTAATTCCAGAATTAAATGAGGCCATTGATGAGGCTTATGATATTTATAAATCCTCAAAAGAGAACCTAAATACTCAATTCAAAGATGTTGTGAAAGCAGTAAAAGGAGCTGCTAAAAAGGAATAA